One Mangrovimonas cancribranchiae DNA segment encodes these proteins:
- a CDS encoding chromosome partitioning protein ParA, protein MENNKSNLGLKVGLGIALVLFLGATFISFNLFNEKKETEAQLTEEKELVMKDLNNMSKQYDLAIQDNEIKNEKLAEAKERIDGLIDSLKVSETNVRSLWRYKQKYLSLQKEMDVLLEENDRLKIENELLATSLDSTKLQLEERSMFTDSLLVQNTELAEVVENASVLQTVDLKGFGVIERTSGKLIPTERARRSDKLRVCFTVAKNTLVQPGDQELYVQVIDPNNNTLGVNEQIQFEEKTLNYSLVSKFNYENTNLNICEFVEPDNDEKFEKGRYTVNVFNKKDLVSTTEFTLR, encoded by the coding sequence ATGGAAAACAACAAAAGCAATTTAGGATTAAAAGTCGGATTAGGTATTGCATTAGTTTTATTTCTTGGAGCTACGTTTATTTCTTTTAATCTTTTTAATGAAAAGAAAGAAACCGAAGCGCAATTGACAGAAGAAAAGGAATTGGTGATGAAAGATTTAAATAACATGTCGAAACAGTATGATCTCGCCATTCAAGACAATGAAATTAAAAATGAGAAACTTGCTGAAGCTAAAGAGCGTATAGATGGACTTATAGATTCTCTAAAAGTATCTGAAACGAATGTAAGAAGTTTATGGAGGTACAAGCAAAAATATCTTTCTCTGCAAAAAGAAATGGATGTTTTGTTAGAAGAGAACGACAGGCTTAAAATTGAAAACGAATTATTAGCCACATCTCTAGATAGCACTAAGTTGCAACTAGAAGAACGCAGTATGTTTACCGATTCGTTGTTGGTGCAAAACACCGAACTAGCTGAAGTTGTTGAAAATGCATCGGTGCTTCAAACAGTAGATTTAAAAGGATTTGGGGTTATAGAAAGAACTTCAGGGAAATTAATTCCTACAGAAAGAGCTAGACGATCTGATAAATTAAGAGTTTGCTTTACGGTTGCTAAAAACACCTTAGTTCAGCCAGGAGATCAAGAACTTTATGTTCAGGTTATAGATCCAAACAATAATACGCTTGGTGTTAATGAGCAAATTCAATTTGAAGAAAAAACTTTAAATTATAGTCTTGTAAGTAAATTTAATTATGAAAATACAAACTTAAATATTTGTGAGTTTGTAGAACCAGACAACGACGAGAAATTTGAAAAAGGACGTTACACTGTAAATGTGTTTAATAAGAAAGATTTAGTTTCTACAACAGAATTTACATTACGATAA
- a CDS encoding SRPBCC domain-containing protein, protein MKTTQPNVIVIQTFHLPKAVVWKAITNHNHMVEWFFHNIPDFKAEVGFKTAFNVKAPSRDFMHLWEIKEVLPEEKIVYNWKYKGFEGDSFVIFKLKEADGNSQLTVTTKVVKDFDDTIPEFKRESCEQGWNYFIKDSLVSYLEENYNS, encoded by the coding sequence ATGAAAACAACTCAGCCTAATGTTATTGTTATACAAACATTTCACTTGCCTAAGGCAGTAGTTTGGAAAGCTATAACAAATCACAATCATATGGTTGAATGGTTTTTTCATAATATTCCAGATTTTAAAGCTGAAGTTGGGTTTAAAACAGCCTTTAATGTTAAGGCGCCAAGCCGTGATTTTATGCATTTATGGGAAATAAAGGAGGTTCTTCCGGAAGAAAAAATTGTTTATAATTGGAAGTATAAAGGCTTTGAAGGCGACTCATTTGTTATTTTTAAGCTTAAAGAAGCCGACGGTAATAGTCAATTAACAGTAACTACAAAAGTAGTTAAGGATTTTGATGATACCATTCCAGAATTTAAACGCGAAAGCTGTGAACAAGGATGGAACTATTTTATTAAAGATAGTTTAGTATCCTACCTTGAAGAAAATTATAATTCATAA
- a CDS encoding esterase: MNSLEKEISYTTTNTYGTLNTLTEQTKNIWFVCHGMGYLSRYFLRYFDSLNAEENYIIAPQAQSKYYLAPKMRHVGASWLTKENTKKETENVMRYFDAVLKSENIPTDKNFIILGYSQGVSVAMRYMAKRQIQCSQLILHSGGIPKELTSNDFSYLNQKTQVKLVYGTQDEYLNSDRISAETTKAKNLFGSRLSLHPFDGKHEVNSNLIKSFI, from the coding sequence ATGAATTCATTAGAAAAGGAAATCTCCTATACTACTACAAATACATATGGTACATTAAACACCTTGACAGAGCAAACTAAAAACATTTGGTTTGTATGCCATGGTATGGGTTATTTAAGCCGATATTTTTTACGCTATTTTGATAGTTTAAATGCTGAAGAAAACTATATAATCGCACCACAAGCGCAAAGCAAATACTATCTCGCGCCAAAAATGAGGCATGTTGGTGCTAGTTGGTTAACCAAAGAAAATACCAAGAAAGAAACCGAAAACGTGATGCGTTATTTTGATGCCGTATTAAAGTCTGAAAATATTCCTACCGACAAGAACTTTATTATTTTAGGCTATTCGCAAGGGGTTAGTGTTGCTATGCGCTACATGGCTAAAAGACAGATACAATGCTCGCAATTAATTCTTCACTCAGGCGGAATCCCAAAAGAACTTACTTCAAACGATTTTAGTTATTTAAACCAAAAAACTCAGGTTAAACTTGTTTATGGCACACAAGACGAATACTTAAATAGCGACCGAATTAGTGCAGAAACTACAAAAGCCAAAAACCTATTTGGCTCTAGATTAAGCCTGCATCCTTTTGATGGGAAACATGAGGTTAATTCCAATTTAATCAAGTCTTTCATCTAA
- the hutI gene encoding imidazolonepropionase: MSILIKNIKELLQTRENNVTIVKGEDMKKLPTIQNAYVLIEHDTIVEYGKMEDIGDLEAEKTIDATGQIVMPAWCDSHTHIVYAGNREQEFVDRINGLSYEEIANRGGGILNSAEKLQNTPEDELYNQSAKRLMAVMKMGTGAIEIKSGYGLTLDAELKMLRVIKRLKQQFPAKVKSTFLGAHAFPKEFKDNPDAYIDLIVNKMIPEVAKEQLANYIDVFCEKGYFSLEQTERILEAGKTYNLVAKIHVNQFNAFGGIALGVKHDALSVDHLEEMNDDDIEALKGSNTMPVGLPSCSYFLSIPYTPARKIIDAGLPFALATDYNPGSTPSGNMNFVVSTACIKMKLTPEEAINAATINGAYAMGISNMYGSICRGKKANIIITKPISSYNYIPYAFGDNLIDKVIVNGMII; this comes from the coding sequence TTGTCTATTTTAATTAAAAACATAAAAGAACTTCTCCAAACCCGAGAAAACAATGTCACTATTGTAAAAGGAGAAGACATGAAAAAACTTCCAACCATACAAAATGCTTACGTTCTTATAGAGCATGATACCATTGTAGAATATGGTAAAATGGAAGATATTGGCGACTTAGAGGCAGAAAAAACTATTGATGCTACAGGGCAAATTGTTATGCCTGCGTGGTGCGATTCGCACACACATATTGTCTATGCAGGAAACCGCGAACAAGAGTTTGTAGACCGTATAAACGGTTTAAGCTACGAAGAAATTGCTAATCGTGGTGGCGGTATTTTAAACTCTGCTGAAAAACTCCAAAACACACCTGAAGACGAGTTATACAACCAATCTGCAAAAAGACTAATGGCGGTCATGAAAATGGGAACAGGAGCCATTGAAATTAAATCTGGGTACGGCCTTACATTAGATGCCGAATTGAAAATGTTACGTGTTATAAAACGTTTAAAACAACAATTTCCAGCAAAGGTGAAATCGACATTTCTTGGTGCCCACGCTTTCCCTAAAGAATTTAAAGACAATCCCGATGCTTACATAGATCTTATTGTCAACAAAATGATTCCTGAAGTAGCTAAAGAACAGCTAGCTAATTATATTGATGTTTTTTGCGAAAAAGGTTATTTCAGTCTAGAACAAACAGAACGCATTTTAGAAGCTGGAAAAACTTATAACCTAGTGGCAAAAATTCATGTTAACCAATTTAATGCCTTTGGCGGCATTGCTTTGGGCGTAAAACACGATGCCTTGTCTGTAGATCACTTAGAGGAAATGAATGACGATGATATTGAAGCCTTAAAAGGATCGAACACCATGCCAGTAGGACTTCCCTCCTGCTCCTATTTTTTAAGTATTCCTTACACGCCTGCCAGAAAAATTATTGATGCTGGCTTACCTTTTGCGCTTGCAACAGATTATAACCCAGGCTCAACACCAAGCGGAAACATGAATTTTGTGGTAAGTACAGCATGTATAAAAATGAAACTAACCCCAGAAGAAGCTATTAACGCCGCCACAATTAATGGCGCTTATGCCATGGGAATTAGCAATATGTATGGCAGTATTTGCCGAGGTAAAAAAGCGAATATTATTATAACCAAACCCATTTCTAGCTACAATTATATTCCTTATGCTTTTGGCGACAACTTAATAGATAAGGTTATTGTTAATGGCATGATTATTTAA
- the fumC gene encoding class II fumarate hydratase, translating to MTYRIEKDTMGEVKVPSDKLWGAQTERSRNNFKIGAPASMPLEVVYGFAYLKKAAAYTNHELGVLDIEKRDLIATVCDEILEGKHDNQFPLVIWQTGSGTQSNMNVNEVVANRAHQLAGKVIGEGEKTIQPNDDVNKSQSSNDTFPTGMHIAAYKKIMEVTIPGIIQLRNTLHKKSIDFKDVVKIGRTHLMDATPLTLGQEFSGYVSQLDHGLKALENTLPHLAELALGGTAVGTGLNTPDGYANLVAKYIADFTNLPFTSAENKFEALAAHDALVETHGALKQLAVSLNKIANDIRLMASGPRSGIGELIIPANEPGSSIMPGKVNPTQCEALTMVCAQVMGNDVAVTVGGTQGHYELNVFKPMMAANVLESARLIGDACKSFEEHCASGIEPNHDTIKQLLNNSLMLVTALNTKIGYYKAAEIANTAHKNGTTLREEAINLGYVTADEYDEWVKPEDMVGSLK from the coding sequence ATGACATACAGAATAGAAAAAGACACCATGGGTGAGGTTAAAGTGCCATCAGACAAACTCTGGGGTGCACAAACCGAACGTTCTAGAAACAACTTTAAAATTGGCGCTCCAGCCTCTATGCCTTTAGAGGTTGTTTACGGCTTTGCTTACTTAAAAAAAGCAGCCGCTTACACTAACCATGAACTAGGTGTTTTAGATATTGAAAAAAGAGATTTAATTGCGACTGTATGCGATGAAATTTTAGAAGGCAAACACGACAACCAATTTCCGCTTGTTATTTGGCAAACGGGCTCTGGAACACAAAGCAATATGAATGTAAACGAAGTTGTGGCTAATCGTGCGCACCAACTTGCTGGAAAAGTTATTGGCGAAGGTGAAAAAACCATTCAACCTAACGACGACGTTAACAAATCGCAATCCTCTAACGATACCTTCCCAACAGGAATGCATATTGCTGCCTATAAAAAGATAATGGAAGTTACCATTCCTGGAATTATTCAACTTCGTAACACATTACATAAAAAGTCTATCGATTTTAAAGATGTCGTGAAAATAGGACGTACCCACCTTATGGATGCAACGCCATTAACATTAGGACAAGAATTTTCAGGTTATGTGTCGCAATTAGACCACGGATTAAAAGCTTTAGAAAATACGTTACCACATTTAGCCGAATTAGCTCTTGGAGGCACTGCCGTAGGAACAGGTTTAAACACGCCAGATGGCTATGCCAATCTAGTTGCAAAATATATCGCAGATTTTACCAACCTTCCATTTACATCAGCTGAAAATAAATTTGAAGCCCTTGCTGCTCATGACGCTTTAGTAGAAACTCATGGTGCTTTAAAACAATTAGCGGTTTCTTTAAATAAGATTGCAAACGATATTAGATTAATGGCTTCAGGACCAAGATCTGGAATTGGCGAATTAATCATTCCGGCTAATGAACCAGGCAGCTCTATTATGCCAGGAAAAGTAAACCCAACACAATGCGAAGCATTAACTATGGTATGCGCTCAAGTTATGGGTAATGATGTTGCTGTAACTGTTGGTGGCACACAAGGGCATTACGAACTTAATGTCTTTAAACCTATGATGGCTGCCAATGTATTAGAATCAGCAAGATTAATTGGCGATGCTTGTAAAAGCTTTGAAGAGCATTGCGCTAGCGGTATTGAGCCTAACCACGATACTATTAAGCAATTACTTAATAACTCATTAATGCTTGTTACTGCTCTAAATACAAAAATTGGCTACTATAAAGCTGCTGAAATTGCGAATACAGCCCATAAAAACGGTACAACTTTACGCGAAGAAGCTATTAATTTAGGCTATGTTACAGCCGATGAATACGACGAATGGGTAAAACCAGAAGATATGGTGGGAAGTTTAAAATAA